In the Aptenodytes patagonicus chromosome 5, bAptPat1.pri.cur, whole genome shotgun sequence genome, ATGGCTGGAAATTGGTCTGTCTGCATGGATGCGGTGGTATTCACCCTAGGCATGGCACTGTGGTTTTGGTCTGGGTGCCTGGATGTGCACAGCAATGTGTGTGCACAGCAAGCACTTGGGTTTGAAATATGGTTCTGGACAAAGAGACTTGAGAAAATGCCCAAAAATGTTCTCCGTAGGGTTGGTGGCAGGGAGGCCAACCTGCCAAAACTGATCAGTGCCTCAACTAACCCATCTCCTTTCCGTGGCAGCCGAGAAGGTGACTTCTCTGGGGAAGGACTGGCACCGGCCCTGCTTGAGATGTGAGAAGTGTAACAAGACCCTGACATCTGGAGGCCATGCAGAGGTGAGGTTTGCTGCCCAGGAggtccctgtcccctgcagctaggggctgcaggaggggtgGGATGGGCAGAGATGGAGCTGAAGGGCGGTTGGGGTTGATGCTCTTTCTCTCTACCTGCAGCATGACGGCAAGCCGTACTGCAACCACCCCTGCTATGCTGCCTTGTTTGGGCCCAAAGGTAGAGTTGCTGTGGCTGGGgttgtgggagggaggggaagggggctcAGGGCTCCCATCTCTCGGCGAGGTGCATCCCTCGGTGCACTCGTCATCCCGCGGCAAGGCTGACCCTGCTCTGGCTCTCTTGCAGGGTTCGGCCGTGGAGGAGCTGAGAGCCACACGTTCAAGTAAACCGCAGGTTGGTGCCTCCCCTCGGagctcccctcctgcctcaggCTGGGCGGGCTGGCTGGGGCTGTCCCCCCCCAGGCAAGCGGGGAAGGCAGGCTCGCCGCGGCATCTCTCCGGGCTGGCTGTGACTCCCAGCCTTTGCGCCGGTGCTTGGGAGCAACCTGCTGGGTGCCAGATCCTCCTCTCCGCCAGCCCCAAGCGACCGTCAGCACCCGCTTAGCTCCGGCAGCGGACACCAAAGGCTTTTGCTTTGGGGCCTGTCGGCAAAGTCGGGGTCTCTCCCAGAGCACCGTTGTCCCTGGGATTTCTCCACTCCCAGCCCAGCTTGACTTCATCCGCCCCTCTCTTCCATCCCTCTCCAGGTCTGACAGCCAGGGTTCCCAGCACAGCCTGAAGACAGCGCAAAAGCACCGTGGCagacatgcatttttatttttaattcactctgTACTAGACTAGCACGTTAAAAGCAATAAGTAACCAAGGCTGGTGCTGGTGTGGAGAGGGGCTCCGCTCCAGATGGAGTGCTGCCGGGGTGGGGGCGTTGGGACGCCCTGCCGGATAGGAAATTTGGCCGGTATTGCTGAAGGCCGCCTGGAGAGGAGACCGCACCCTTCCAGCCAAAACCCAGCCCTGCTTCTGGCACCCAGCTCTCGTGGCTGGGCCCACAGTTGTATTCTCAGTCTTTAATAAACCCAGACCAAAAGATGCTTCCCCCACGTAGCAGCTGTGCTCTCTGTAACTCGCTTGTGAAGTGCTTGCCACTTGCTTAAGGACTCCACGTGGCCTCTGGATCGAGCCTCACACCATGTGATGGCTCCATGTACTTTTGCTCCTGGTGTGCGCGGGCTCCTGTCCTTGGTTGCCCACCCCAGGGGCTGCCTGAGCCCTGGGGAGTCAGAGCAGCCCCCGGGTGCTGTGGACACTGGGGCTGAACACTCCCCAAGGGAAGGGGTGGTGGGTGTTGTGCCGGTGCTTGTCCAGGGTTGGGGTCTCCCTGCGCTTGGGGGGGAGGTCCTACCCCACCCATGGCCTCACTGGGTCTGTGTTGTGACATTTGCAGAAGTCTAGAGTGTGGTGGCTCCCACCGTGAGCCACCTCTTGCTGCCTGTGGCTGTCACGGGGTTAAAGCAGAGGCATGCAGTGCTGCTGGACAAGGGTCTGAGACTGCTGACCCACGATCCCTCTGGCACTCAACAGCCTCCTGGCCATGTCCCAGCCCCTGGCAGTGTCTGCGGGAAAGCCATGCCTGCGGGCGGCCCCCAGCTCTTCACTCCTGGATCTGAGATGGCACTTTGCAGCCCTCAGTTGGGGCAGGGAAGTGTCTTGCTGGGAGGTGGTTAACTGTCACATCAGGCAAACCTGGTGTTTGCTGCTTTTGCTCTGAGCAGCCATATGAAAAGGCCAAATAAGGCAGGAGGTTACCTGCAAGGCAGAGCCAGCCTCCCTGGGTAGGGAAGGCAAAGGTGCAGTATTACAAAGCGAGAGCTGGCTCACAAGTGCTTTGCTCTTTCGTATTTCAGCCTCTTTGCCCCGCTGGAAGAACAGCACTGACAGATGTAAAAGATATCGACTTGAGGGATATTTCTAAAATGGTTTCTTAACCGTGTATTTCCCTAACCTGAACCACCCCATTTACATATTCAGAGATACTTCACAACACACTGGGATATTTTTGTCTACGGTTTATGCATGCATTTCCTTAGAGACTGCTCTGCATCTTACTGTCACGCCGGCCTTACTGGGACTTGGCCAAAACCCTCAGGGGTTGGAGGTACATGTCTAATGTCAAAATCTTCGGTGTCAAAAGCAGCCCGATCTGATAAGCATCTTAAAACTTCCCGTGTGCTTGATGCCAAAAGGCTCTGCACCCACCAGGCATGCTTCAGTGGGACAAACTTGACCAGCTGGCGCTGCCTTGCCTCCCACCCAGTTAGCACAACAAACGCAGGCGTCTGTGTCAAAGGCAAACCCTGGCTATTGCTGTGCGGCCACCACCACGCCTCCCAGCCAGCCAGGCCTCATAGggtcccctgccctcctgctcccaCCGCTGCTCTCGCCAGCAGCCTCCCGTGGGTGCCAGCACCCACGGCTCCCAGCCAGCGAGACACAgtcctgctctcctcctctgctggcACCCAGCCCTCCCCTGGGGCACTGGGGACGTGGCTTTCCTCTGCAAACCGGGCTTCAAAGCAAACTAGTGATATAATCTCAGCAGCCTTGAGCGTTCCAGTGAGATAGCGTTTACCCTTAGCATTAAAAATAACGGCAAACACAAGCCTTGTCATCCTCTGGGCTTGCATAAGTGTGTCCAGCTGGGAAAAGGACCCATGAATTGGGCTCTTGGTCTTTCCCAAGAATGCCCGGCACCAAAACTTTTCAGGAGCAGCTAATTCCAGGTGCAAGGGGCCAGGCTAGAAGGGACGAGCAGGGAACCAGCAAGAGATACAGAAAAGCAAgcgctgcctggggagaggctggggtgATCCAGCCCTTCAGCTGAAAGCCCTTTCTGTGGGCAGTGGccacagctggggcaggaggcagtgTGTTGCCGTTTGCAGTGTGCTGCCTGGTGCTGCCGTTTGCTTCGGTCCCTGGCACTGATTTGCAGTGCAGGGGTGGTGGATGCGGATGGCTTTCCCTGCCCTGGGTGCATGGAGGGTTGTAGGAACTGTGCAAGGTCTCTGCAGCCTCAGGAAACCTGCAAAGAAGCTAAATCCGACCCTGCAGCTGCCTCCCTGGAGGGGGGGGCAAAAACTGGGGGTCCCTCCAGCAGGCTCTGGGAATAAGCCCTTGGGTATTGATTCCCAGTGCAAAAAGCTCCTTCAGGCTGTCCTATCTCTCTGCTAGCCCTGCAACAGGCACTCCCACTGAGATGGCGTTTAGCCCCAGGACTTGCTGTCAGGATACTCCCCTCCGAGTGCTATGCTTATACAAGTCACGCTCTCTGCTTGCTCCAGCCTTGATGCTGTGAGGTTGGGCAGTTCAGGAGCGGGTGACATCTGCAAGGAGCCTTggttaaagaaaatacatgataaattgattttttaaaactcGCTTCAGTCTTTGGAGAGGAAGCAGAAACAGCTGTATCACATTTGGATAGGAAATCCGCGCCCAAGCCAGGCACTCCCCTCCAATGCACAGTGAGGCTCGGCAGCGGCCGGCACGCCGGGGAGGTGGGCTGTCAGCAGACACAACCTTTTCTCCATTGAACAGTAAATCTCCATGGTCTGGAACATGAGCTGCGCAGACAGGCAGCAGCGTGGCTTCCAGCACAGCTCGTCTGCAATGCTCTCGGCTCTGAGCCCCAGCGGGAGCTGGGGACGGGTGGGGACggtcccttccctcccagtgtGGCGAtgccctggctgtgctgctcctgcaACAGGGGAGATGGTGAGAGCAGGATGCTCAGGGCAAATCCCAGCTTTCTGGGGGGAGCAGCCGAGGGATGCTGGCTCAGTGTGCCCTACCAGCTGCTCCCACCGCTTGAGGCAGAGAGGAGACCCTCAGGAGGTGGCTGGCAGTCCCCACGTCCTTCCTGGTCACCAGCCAGCAGCCACGGGGATATCGCTGCCATTGCAGGTGGGGTCAGGGCATGGCCCCAGCCCCGAGGTGTCTGTCTGAGACAGCAAAAGGCGTCAGATGATTTCCAGCATGGTGATGCCCAGCACGAAGGTCCCCTGCTTCAGTGACCTGAAACACCACCATTGCTGActctggaggaaggggctgtgcTTCCTCTGCCATTATTTCATAAGCTTGGGCTGAGATCAGTGAAGTTTGTGGATTGCTGAGCCTTGGTTGCTATAAACACTTCGTCACTgtgacaaaaaaaacaaacatcaccTCTTCCTCTGACAGCTGGGTGCGGGCAAGCCCCAACGCTGTGGGTAGGGAAGCAGAAGAGGTTTTGGCAAAGGACAGGAAACAGGATGGGTTCAGAAACTAAACTGCTGCTGTTCCCCACCCCGCCTCTGCGGTTTtccatacagaagaaaaaaggagagtgGGGCAgaaagggggctggggggtcctTTAGCTGATCTATAAGAGATGGGGGTGTTGCTTCAGCCCTCGTTGGAGGCagagtgcaggcaggaggggctggtgTGGGTTGCCCGGCCCTGCATCTTCCTCCTAGTGCAGATGGGACAGACCTTAATCTGAAGCAGGGGACAGCTGGCAAGGGGGACGGCTTACGCTGGTAGCCTTACATCAGGGTGCTGCCCTCAGCATTGCTCCCTAGGGCTGTCCTTAGTGAAAGCAGCAGCCTGGGGGCAGGGCTGTGTCCTGCCAGCGTGGCCGCGGGAGTGGGCTGCAGCTCACGTCTGGGCTAATGCATGCTGGGGAGCCGGGGGGTCTGGTTCAGTGCTGCCCTGCTGAGATGCCAGCGGGGCCACTGAGCCTCCCCTGCTAGCTCTGATGGGGACACTGATGTGATACCTCCAGCACTTCCCTTGCGGTGATTGTCTCATCCATGCAGTCTCCAGCACCTCAGGGCCACGGCAGCCCTTGTGGCATCAGTGGAGCCAGGCACCTGCCGTGGGGCGAGCAGTTTGTTTCCCTGCCAGTGTGTTTCTGCAAATAAAGCTGTGTCCCCTTCAGGGACAGACAAGGTGGAGGCAGGGTCGGGGGAGTGTGGCatgggggctgcggctgcagggGTTCCTGCTCTTTGCTGCACGGGGCTCATGGGGATGAAGCCGGTCTGTAACTAGGTGGTACCCACCACCGCTTCAGGTATTTTTAAGGCTGATTTGTGTTAAGTTCAAAAAGCTCTGATATCTTGTGGGAGAGCAGTCGAGAAAGTGTCTGCCCATCTCCTAACACCTCAGAAATCTGCCTTCTTATCTGGGCAATGGTAAGAGGGACCATGCAGCTGACGTTgggcagcaggagctctgcaagCTCATGCAGCAAGGTGGGACTTCCCGgcccagctctgcaaagcagcGGGTTGTGGAAGCCCTGTCCCACTAGCGGAAACAGCTTTGCAGAGGTGGCAAAAAGGAGGTCAAACCTCATTCCTGATGAGGAACAACATCCCCAGCAAATACTGAAGCAGCTGAAGATACTGAAGGCAGAGGGGCTCTGGGTAAGGGAGACGGCCAGGGGTGTATTGAGAAGCGGACAAGACCATGAATCATGGTACTGGAGACTGAGGTCTAATCAGGGAGCAAGGAGAGGAGGGGACGGGCTATTGCACCATCACCCAGTCCCCGGTGCTGACGATCCAGTGTTAGAGAGGAGCTGAGTGCGAAGAGCCCTGGGGACGTTTGCCAGGTCCTGGGTGGCTTTCCCCAGCAAGGACCCTGAGAAGACAAGTTGGCATCAGGCACTAGGGCTGCTTTTTACTTTCATGGAACATCAACTTGGCTATTTAAGTAAAAATGAAACTCCTGAGAACAGAGAATTGTGAGATCttagatcttttttttctaatcctTTCCAATTCATTCATCATACTGAAAGTGCAGACCCTGCACCAGGGGGCCTGAAACGCCAACACCTACCGTAAGCATCCAACTGCCGGGAGCCGACCTTGAATTTTGGTGCTACAGCCCACACACAGGCCTGTTGCAGACTAATTCACTATGTCC is a window encoding:
- the CRIP1 gene encoding cysteine-rich protein 1, yielding MPKCPRCQKEVYFAEKVTSLGKDWHRPCLRCEKCNKTLTSGGHAEHDGKPYCNHPCYAALFGPKGFGRGGAESHTFK